The following nucleotide sequence is from Longimicrobiales bacterium.
TCGCTGAGCCCGCGCTTCGTCACCAGGCGCTCGCGCCGGGTGTTCTCGTCCGCGTCCACCAGAACCACCGTATCCACGCTCGCGTCCAGCCCCGTCTCGAACAGGAGCGGTATCGCGTGCACGACTATCGACTCGCCGCGCTGCGCTGCCATGGCCTCTTCCTCCGTGCGCAGCCGCTCCACTTCGGGGTGGACGATCGCCTCCAGCTCGCGTCGTCGCGCCGCATCGCCGAACACCACGCGGCCGAGCGCCGCGCGATCGAGCGCGCCGTTCACGATCACGGCATCGCCGAACACCTGCGCAATCCGGGCCAGCCCGGCGCTGCCTGGCTCGACCGCGCGCCGCGCCAGCACATCCGCGTCGATGACGCACGCGCCCAGGCCGCGCCATTCCTCGGCGACCGCGGACTTGCCGCTCGCGATGTTACCCGTCAGCGCGACGCGATACATCGACCCGCCTGTTCCTGTTCCGCGTCCAGAGCCACCACACCAGGCCGGCGAAAAAGAGTGCGCCCAGAATGGAGACCGCGTCCGTGACCCCTACGAACTCGGCGAGAGTGGAGCCGACGGCTGCGACGATGGCCGTGTAGACGATGTAGCCTGTCAATGCGATGAGAAAGAAGCGGCGCGGCCGCATGTTCGAGAGGCCCGCAAGGACGCTCAGCACGTCC
It contains:
- the coaE gene encoding dephospho-CoA kinase (Dephospho-CoA kinase (CoaE) performs the final step in coenzyme A biosynthesis.), coding for MYRVALTGNIASGKSAVAEEWRGLGACVIDADVLARRAVEPGSAGLARIAQVFGDAVIVNGALDRAALGRVVFGDAARRRELEAIVHPEVERLRTEEEAMAAQRGESIVVHAIPLLFETGLDASVDTVVLVDADENTRRERLVTKRGLSEQDARAMIAAQAPAGPKRARADFIIDNNGTLEDLARRAREVWREIRAAAA